A single genomic interval of Koleobacter methoxysyntrophicus harbors:
- a CDS encoding glycosyltransferase family 2 protein: MITAVIPAQNEEKRIGFVIRSALEAEIDRIFVIINGSRDRTYDEVESLGDSRIKSYVFRESLGIDVPRAIGAFESYRIGANTVVFVDGDMIGNITPILRNLIYSIEVLGSDLALTNCYPKIPSSYGLSTYILNFRYMLNETLGIYSQVGVSSPSHGPHAVSRRLLETIPFREMAVPPVVLALAVKSNLKIHVSSTIPHYKLGSKTKNPKHAEKIAETIIGDCLEAICVYLGKERHRFFEGHEYIGYHDERRWDILEEYIKESSV; this comes from the coding sequence ATGATTACTGCGGTAATACCGGCCCAGAATGAAGAAAAAAGGATCGGCTTCGTAATAAGGAGTGCTTTAGAAGCAGAAATTGACCGGATTTTTGTCATAATAAACGGTTCCCGGGATAGGACCTATGATGAGGTAGAATCATTAGGCGATAGCAGGATAAAGAGTTATGTATTTCGGGAAAGCCTCGGAATAGATGTGCCCAGGGCTATAGGGGCCTTTGAATCTTACAGGATTGGTGCTAACACCGTCGTATTTGTCGATGGTGACATGATAGGGAACATCACCCCCATTTTAAGAAACCTGATATATTCCATTGAGGTGCTGGGCAGCGACCTTGCTCTCACCAACTGTTACCCTAAAATTCCCAGCAGTTACGGGCTGAGCACCTATATACTTAATTTCAGATATATGCTTAATGAAACCCTGGGAATATACAGCCAGGTAGGTGTTTCCAGCCCTTCTCACGGCCCTCATGCAGTATCCCGCCGTCTTCTAGAAACCATTCCCTTTAGGGAAATGGCCGTTCCCCCCGTTGTGCTGGCTCTTGCAGTGAAATCAAACTTAAAAATCCATGTTTCCTCAACGATCCCCCACTATAAACTGGGCTCAAAAACCAAAAATCCAAAACACGCTGAAAAAATAGCAGAAACGATAATCGGTGACTGTCTGGAGGCTATATGTGTTTATTTGGGGAAGGAAAGACACAGGTTCTTTGAAGGGCATGAATATATAGGCTATCACGATGAACGCAGATGGGATATCCTTGAAGAATATATAAAGGAAAGCAGTGTATAA
- the yabG gene encoding sporulation peptidase YabG, with translation MDIGDIVSRKSYNCDIFFKIVDIIQEGEQTKAVLKGLELRILADAPLDDLKKVSQQELREYKKDFIKKSNECLIRIMYRRKLEMEKRGHQKEEKNNNNGFFDKPGRVLHIDGDEEYLEVCLSTYKRLGMDVIGEHIPEKLQPKRVYMFLVEYSPDILVLTGHDGMLNRSKNFTEISCYRNSRYFVEAVKRARKYEPSLDELVIFAGACQSYYEELLRAGANFASSPHRVLIHCLDPVFITEKIAFSPIDNFVSIQDVIGSTITGIKGIGGFNTRGKLREGLPSSPYE, from the coding sequence ATGGATATCGGGGATATCGTAAGCCGTAAATCTTACAACTGTGATATATTCTTTAAAATTGTAGATATAATACAGGAAGGTGAGCAGACTAAAGCAGTTCTAAAAGGGCTGGAATTAAGGATACTGGCAGATGCGCCCCTCGATGACCTGAAAAAGGTGAGCCAACAGGAACTGAGGGAATACAAAAAGGATTTTATTAAAAAAAGCAATGAATGCCTTATACGGATAATGTATAGGAGAAAATTAGAAATGGAAAAAAGGGGTCATCAAAAAGAAGAAAAAAATAATAACAACGGTTTTTTTGATAAACCGGGAAGGGTCCTTCACATAGATGGAGATGAAGAATACCTGGAGGTATGTTTAAGTACATACAAACGCCTGGGTATGGATGTGATCGGGGAACATATTCCCGAAAAACTTCAACCCAAAAGGGTTTATATGTTCCTGGTCGAATATTCTCCCGATATTCTGGTTTTGACCGGTCACGATGGTATGCTTAACAGGTCAAAAAATTTCACCGAAATAAGCTGTTACAGAAATTCAAGGTATTTTGTGGAAGCGGTTAAAAGAGCAAGGAAATATGAACCCTCCCTTGATGAACTTGTAATATTTGCCGGAGCGTGTCAATCATATTATGAAGAGCTTTTAAGAGCAGGGGCCAATTTTGCGAGTTCTCCCCATAGAGTGCTTATTCACTGCCTGGATCCCGTATTTATCACTGAAAAGATTGCTTTTAGCCCTATTGATAATTTCGTATCGATTCAGGATGTGATCGGTTCTACAATAACAGGAATAAAGGGGATCGGAGGCTTTAATACAAGGGGCAAATTGCGAGAAGGTCTTCCCAGTTCTCCCTATGAGTAA